Proteins from one Setaria italica strain Yugu1 chromosome V, Setaria_italica_v2.0, whole genome shotgun sequence genomic window:
- the LOC101755440 gene encoding uncharacterized protein LOC101755440 encodes MRVWREGAGWCFCSGGGDDGGRSERVKAAIFSARASALAAINGQGHGSGSGLLIHRNLLLTTHGNLPSAAAAEDAEARLVHGRLVARLEPHRFFITSSILDLTIVGLDYTEGDSNLQSQQPHYLKTCCKPSLDHGSAVYLLGHTGKKELVIGEGKVVIGTDNLIKLATDGMTWCPGSAGFDAQGNLAFMICDPMKLASSPAARSSSASSSSSHSWKKDHPMQFGIPISVVCDWLYQHWQGNLDEVSKPKLPLVRLMSSRSDHSSTSFTRRHVFKPDDENDDASVCSKPKHQQASGSSATARISHEANPLVDLRTSSEQGIATPEIYESPRRSSCQAHKDAAPVQLLDINFPPRAPKTIFLPLPLKQMLSDENNVETSRPKNRSKGNGFPSGLIWHRNSEAECRDPPVALRHEDCSSEGQSSSSPVEILEYGGQDNYSSEEETMYSAETMESRNIPSPREKHVGRSQSCVTYSRWSSPRTSSMQNGTLRKQHTLIPVRKTHSQNTALPQRSHDYLSPTVSSAMKKRNSMEQQQPTKPRRSAVQSSPKWMF; translated from the exons ATGAGGGTGTGGAGGGAGGGTGCGGGGTGGTGCttctgctccggcggcggcgacgacggggggCGGTCGGAGCGGGTCAAGGCGGCGATCTTCTCCGCGAGGGCCTCCGCGCTGGCGGCCATCAATGGGCAGGGGCACGGCAGCGGGAGCGGGCTCCTGATCCACCGGAACCTGCTGCTCACCACGCACGGCAACCTGccctcggcggccgccgccgaggacgccgaggCGCGGCTCGTCCACGGCCGTCTCGTCGCCCGACTCGAGCCTCACAG ATTCTTCATTACAAGCTCAATTCTTGACCTTACAATAGTGGGTCTTGATTATACAGAAGGCGACTCAAATCTGCAGAGTCAGCAACCTCACTATTTGAAAACATGCTGCAAACCAAGCCTAGATCATGGAAGTGCTGTGTACCTACTGGGACATACGGGGAAAAAGGAACTGGTGATTGGTGAGGGAAAGGTAGTTATTGGCACAGACAATCTCATAAAGCTCGCAACAGATGGGATGACATGGTGCCCTGGGTCTGCCGGTTTTGATGCCCAAGGGAACCTAGCTTTCATGATTTGTGACCCAATGAAGCTGGCCTCTTCTCCGGCTGCAAGATCATCCTCAGCATCCTCGTCCTCATCACATTCGTGGAAGAAGGACCACCCAATGCAATTTGGGATCCCCATATCTGTGGTTTGCGATTGGTTGTATCAACATTGGCAGGGCAACTTGGACGAGGTTAGCAAGCCAAAGTTACCTCTTGTTCGGTTGATGTCCAGCAGGAGTGATCACTCAAGCACCTCATTCACTCGTCGTCATGTATTCAAGCCTGACGACGAGAATGATGATGCCTCTGTTTGTTCAAAGCCTAAACATCAGCAGGCATCAGGAAGCTCAGCCACCGCAAGGATCTCGCATGAAGCGAATCCTCTAGTTGATCTGCGCACTAGCAGCGAGCAAGGGATTGCGACGCCAGAAATATATGAATCGCCAAGGCGAAGTTCTTGCCAGGCTCACAAGGATGCTGCACCAGTTCAACTTTTGGACATCAACTTCCCGCCCAGGGCTCCAAAGACTATCTTTCTACCACTGCCTCTGAAGCAAATGCTTTCCGATGAGAACAATGTCGAAACATCCAGGCCAAAAAATCGATCGAAAGGCAATGGTTTCCCATCAGGACTGATATGGCACCGTAACAGTGAGGCTGAGTGTAGGGACCCTCCAGTAGCTCTTCGGCATGAGGATTGCAGCAGTGAGGGGCAGTCGAGCTCATCACCTGTTGAGATACTGGAGTATGGAGGTCAAGATAATTATAGCAGCGAGGAGGAAACAATGTACTCAGCTGAAACCATGGAAAGCAGGAACATTCCAAGCCCCAGGGAAAAGCATGTGGGGAGGAGCCAGAGCTGTGTCACCTACAGCAGGTGGAGCTCTCCAAGAACCTCGTCGATGCAAAACGGAACCTTGCGAAAGCAGCATACACTGATCCCTGTGCGGAAGACACACTCGCAGAACACCGCTCTGCCGCAGAGGAGTCATGACTATTTAAGCCCAACGGTCTCCTCAGCTATGAAGAAGAGGAATTCCATGGAACAGCAACAACCCACAAAGCCTCGTCGGAGCGCTGTTCAGTCTTCCCCAAAATGGATGTTTTGA